In the genome of Streptomyces sp. P3, the window GAGGGCCGTCCGGGGTCGGGCGGGGGGTTCTCCGCGCCCCTGGGGCCGTATGGTCGGCCCGACCCCATAGGCTGGGGCGCGTTCACCGTCGTAGCGCACCCTGGAGACACGCACATGGCACCCGGCCTTCCTACCGCCATGGACCGACCGCACTTCATCGGCATCGGCGGGGCCGGGATGTCGGGCATCGCGAAGATCCTCGCGCAGCGCGGTGCGAAGGTCGCCGGAAGCGACGCCAAGGAGTCGGAGACCGCGGCCGCACTGCGGGCACTCGGGGCGACCGTGCACATCGGGCACGCCGCCGGACACCTGGCCGACGACGCGAGCTGCGTCGTCGTCTCCTCGGCGATCCGCGCGGACAACCCCGAGCTCGCCCGCGCGGCCGAACTGGGCATCCCGGTGGTCCACCGTTCGGACGCGCTCGCCCGGCTGATGGACCGACTGCGTCCGATCGCCGTCGCCGGCACGCACGGCAAGACGACCACCACGTCCATGCTCGCGGTCTCGCTGAGCGAGCTCGGCCTGCGGCCGTCGTACGCGATCGGCGGCGACCTCGACGCCCCCGGCTCCAACGCCCTGCACGGCGAGGGCGACATCTTCGTCGCCGAGGCGGACGAATCCGACCGCAGCTTCCACAAGTACGCGCCCGAGGTCGCCATCGTCCTCAACGTCGAACTCGACCACCATGCGAACTACGCCTCGATCGACGAGATCTACGAGTCCTTCGAGACCTTCGCCCGCAAGATCGTGCCCGGTGGCACCCTGGTGATCGCCGCCGACCACGAGGGCGCGCGGGAACTGACCCGGCGTGTCGAGGGCGTGCGCACGGTGACCTACGGCGAGGCCGAGGACGCCGACGTGCGGGTGCTGTCGGTCGTCCCGCAGGGCCTCAGGAGCGAGGTGACCGTCCTGCTGGACGGCGAGCAGCTCACGTTCACCGTCTCCGTGCCCGGCCGGCACTACGCCCACAACGCCGTCGCCGC includes:
- the murC gene encoding UDP-N-acetylmuramate--L-alanine ligase — protein: MAPGLPTAMDRPHFIGIGGAGMSGIAKILAQRGAKVAGSDAKESETAAALRALGATVHIGHAAGHLADDASCVVVSSAIRADNPELARAAELGIPVVHRSDALARLMDRLRPIAVAGTHGKTTTTSMLAVSLSELGLRPSYAIGGDLDAPGSNALHGEGDIFVAEADESDRSFHKYAPEVAIVLNVELDHHANYASIDEIYESFETFARKIVPGGTLVIAADHEGARELTRRVEGVRTVTYGEAEDADVRVLSVVPQGLRSEVTVLLDGEQLTFTVSVPGRHYAHNAVAALAAGVALGVPAAELAPALAAYTGVKRRLQLKGEAAGVQVVDSYAHHPTEMTADLEAMRAAVGDARILVLFQPHLFSRTQELGTEMGQALALADASVVLDIYPAREDPVPGVTSELIIDAARAAGADVTAVHDKDGAPAVIAGMARAGDLVLTMGAGDVTDLGPRILDRLSQ